A genomic segment from Nicotiana tabacum cultivar K326 chromosome 7, ASM71507v2, whole genome shotgun sequence encodes:
- the LOC107759170 gene encoding uncharacterized protein LOC107759170, with product MQVYKALYFLMPFAQISCQKTEKGHAIQNYSLKMIGRGLRVGVLALLCFHVLVGSVVLARNLKIEDEKFLFKGGGFGGGFGTGGGVGGGFGGGGGGGFGGGDGGGIGGGAGGGFGKGGGIGGGIGGGAGGGGGIGGGIGKGGGIGGGIGGGAGGGIGGGAGGGKGGGIGGGAGGGGGIGGGIGKGGGIGGGAGGGAGGGIGGGAGGGKGGGIGGGTGGGYGKGGGIGGGAGRGKGGGIGGGVGGGGGIGGGAGGGKGGGIGGGAGAGGGYGKGGGIGGGAGGGKGGGVGGGVGGGAGGGVGGGIGKGGGIGGGAGGGIGKGGGIGGGVGGGAGGGIGKGGGVGGGIGKGGGIGGGAGGGVGGGVGGGIGKGGGIGGGIGKGGGVGGGIGGGAGGGVGGGIGKGGGIGGGIGKGGGIGGGIGGGVGGGAGGGIGKGGGFGGGIGGGAGGGVGGGAGGGLGGGFGKGGGIGGGFGGGAGGGVGGGIGGGAGGGFGGGFGGGGGLGGGAGGGFGGGGGGGSGIGGYH from the coding sequence ATGCAAGTATATAAAGCCCTTTACTTCTTAATGCCATTTGCTCAAATCAGTTGTCAGAAAACTGAAAAAGGTCACGCAATTCAAAATTATTCCTTGAAGATGATAGGCCGGGGATTGAGGGTGGGGGTGTTAGCATTGCTTTGTTTTCATGTCCTTGTAGGGAGTGTGGTTCTCGCTAGAAATTTGAAAATTGAGGATGAGAAGTTTTTGTTTAAGGGAGGAGGATTTGGTGGTGGTTTTGGCACTGGTGGAGGTGTTGGAGGTGGATttggtggtgggggtggtggaGGTTTTGGTGGTGGTGATGGAGGTGGTATTGGTGGTGGAGCTGGTGGTGGGTTCGGAAAGGGTGGTGGAATAGGTGGTGGAATTGGGGGCGGTGCAGGAGGCGGGGGTGGTATAGGTGGAGGCATTGGTAAAGGTGGTGGTATTGGAGGCGGTATTGGTGGTGGTGCAGGAGGCGGTATTGGTGGAGGAGCTGGAGGTGGCAAAGGAGGAGGAATTGGTGGTGGTGCAGGAGGCGGGGGTGGTATAGGTGGAGGTATTGGTAAAGGTGGTGGTATTGGAGGAGGAGCTGGTGGTGGTGCAGGAGGCGGTATTGGTGGAGGAGCTGGAGGTGGCAAAGGAGGAGGAATTGGTGGTGGCACTGGCGGAGGATATGGAAAAGGTGGTGGCATTGGAGGAGGTGCAGGAAGAGGGAAAGGTGGAGGCATTGGTGGCGGAGTTGGAGGTGGAGGCGGTATTGGTGGAGGAGCTGGAGGTGGCAAAGGAGGAGGAATTGGCGGTGGCGCTGGTGCAGGTGGAGGATATGGAAAAGGTGGTGGCATAGGAGGAGGTGCGGGTGGAGGGAAAGGTGGCGGAGTTGGTGGCGGAGTTGGAGGAGGAGCTGGTGGTGGAGTAGGAGGAGGAATTGGAAAGGGTGGAGGTATTGGAGGTGGTGCAGGAGGAGGAATAGGAAAGGGTGGTGGCATTGGTGGAGGAGTCGGTGGTGGTGCTGGAGGTGGAATCGGAAAAGGTGGTGGCGTTGGAGGTGGTATAGGCAAAGGTGGCGGCATTGGTGGAGGAGCTGGAGGTGGAGTCGGTGGTGGTGTTGGAGGTGGAATTGGAAAAGGTGGGGGAATTGGCGGTGGTATTGGCAAAGGTGGTGGTGTTGGTGGCGGCATTGGCGGGGGAGCTGGTGGTGGTGTTGGAGGTGGTATTGGCAAGGGTGGTGGCATTGGAGGCGGAATCGGTAAAGGTGGCGGCATAGGTGGAGGAATAGGCGGTGGCGTTGGTGGAGGTGCTGGAGGAGGAATTGGCAAGGGTGGTGGCTTTGGCGGAGGAATTGGTGGCGGTGCAGGAGGAGGAGTTGGTGGAGGTGCCGGTGGTGGTTTAGGTGGAGGATTTGGTAAGGGTGGCGGCATTGGTGGAGGATTTGGTGGTGGTGCGGGAGGAGGAGTTGGTGGTGGCATTGGAGGAGGTGCCGGAGGTGGATTTGGAGGCGGATTTGGGGGAGGAGGTGGTTTAGGTGGAGGAGCTGGAGGTGGTTTTGGtggaggaggtggtggtggtaGTGGAATTGGAGGATATCACTAA